One Streptococcus sp. S1 DNA window includes the following coding sequences:
- a CDS encoding V-type ATP synthase subunit I has translation MAVSQMQKLSLILPKDDLDSLLLALQSEAKIQIYDLSEHEEWQAAFEANTLSQPLTEDNRQALVELQKRQEQVEKMIQTLEPYMPEKKALQALKEEPLSLSFDDLQAHGMIRDEDLLLTKLKRQLRVLDKARQKIADAKGEIERLEKWRPLEVTPAALATFHYVHGLIGTIPNSDTDAVRSSLKAHPELELEEVFTSETEHGYVILYRSGDRVAVQELLEEHGFKELDYEEEQVPAAYLDRLEGEIKEQEAVVAATLAELQNSQKELDQLKYQMDYLLSSGAREEAKSLLASTQSLVALEGWIETSQVASLRDFLQEGFGSRVLLETRDVTEKDWDDVPIQLRNNALVEPFELVTEMYALPKYYEKDPTPIVSLFYFVFFGMMVADIGYGLLLTLATGFALKAFKLKPGTAKNLRFFSLLGISVALWGVVYGSFFGFEMPFALISTTSNAMTILILSVVFGFVTVLVGLFLGGMKNIRLKDYTEAYNAGFAWVLILLGLMLLAVGNILPGMSLLVPIGKWLAILNAIGILIVSIVSAKKLSGLASGLFNLYNVSGYVGDLVSFTRLMALGLSGASIGSAFNLIVNLFPPLGRFTVGLVLFIVLHAINMFLSFLSGYVHGARLIFVEFFGKFYEGGGKPFRPLKPSERYIKTKK, from the coding sequence ATGGCCGTTAGTCAGATGCAAAAACTGTCCCTCATCTTGCCCAAAGATGACTTGGACAGTCTCCTACTAGCGCTACAGTCTGAGGCAAAAATCCAGATTTATGACCTCAGTGAGCATGAAGAATGGCAGGCTGCCTTTGAGGCAAATACCTTGTCTCAACCCTTGACAGAGGACAATCGTCAAGCCTTGGTAGAGCTGCAAAAACGTCAAGAACAAGTTGAAAAAATGATTCAGACTCTAGAGCCCTACATGCCTGAGAAGAAGGCTCTGCAAGCTCTGAAGGAAGAACCCTTAAGCTTGTCTTTTGATGACTTGCAGGCTCACGGGATGATTCGAGACGAGGATCTTCTATTGACCAAGTTGAAACGCCAATTGCGCGTGTTAGACAAGGCTCGTCAGAAGATTGCGGATGCAAAGGGAGAGATAGAGCGCTTAGAAAAATGGCGACCGTTAGAGGTGACGCCAGCTGCCCTCGCTACTTTTCACTATGTGCATGGCTTGATCGGGACGATCCCAAATAGCGATACAGACGCTGTTCGTTCTTCCTTAAAAGCTCATCCAGAGCTGGAGTTAGAAGAAGTCTTTACGTCTGAGACTGAACACGGCTATGTCATCTTGTATCGTTCGGGAGACCGTGTAGCTGTTCAGGAACTTCTGGAAGAACATGGGTTCAAAGAATTGGACTATGAAGAAGAGCAGGTCCCGGCCGCCTACTTGGATCGCCTAGAAGGGGAAATCAAAGAGCAAGAAGCTGTAGTTGCAGCAACCCTAGCCGAGTTGCAAAACTCCCAGAAGGAGTTGGACCAGCTCAAGTACCAGATGGATTACTTGCTGAGTTCGGGAGCTCGTGAGGAAGCCAAGTCGCTTCTTGCCAGCACGCAAAGCTTGGTAGCTCTAGAGGGTTGGATTGAAACCTCCCAAGTGGCCTCATTACGAGACTTCTTGCAAGAAGGTTTTGGTTCTCGGGTCTTACTAGAGACGCGCGATGTGACGGAAAAAGATTGGGATGACGTTCCGATCCAGTTGCGAAATAATGCCTTGGTAGAGCCTTTTGAATTAGTCACAGAGATGTACGCCCTGCCTAAGTATTACGAGAAAGATCCGACACCGATCGTTTCTCTCTTCTACTTTGTTTTCTTTGGCATGATGGTCGCAGATATCGGTTATGGACTGTTGCTAACCTTGGCGACAGGCTTTGCCCTTAAAGCCTTCAAGCTCAAGCCTGGTACAGCGAAGAACCTTCGTTTCTTCAGTCTCCTCGGGATTTCAGTTGCCCTTTGGGGTGTGGTCTATGGCTCTTTCTTTGGATTTGAGATGCCTTTTGCCCTGATCAGTACGACCAGCAACGCCATGACCATCCTGATCCTCTCAGTGGTCTTTGGTTTTGTCACTGTCTTAGTGGGCCTCTTCCTAGGAGGGATGAAAAATATTCGCCTCAAAGACTACACGGAAGCCTATAATGCGGGCTTTGCTTGGGTCTTGATCCTACTTGGTTTAATGCTTCTAGCAGTAGGCAATATCTTGCCAGGGATGAGCCTTCTAGTTCCGATTGGCAAGTGGCTGGCTATTTTGAATGCCATTGGGATCTTGATTGTTTCCATTGTCAGTGCCAAGAAGCTATCCGGTTTAGCCTCTGGTCTCTTTAACCTCTACAATGTTAGTGGCTATGTTGGAGACTTGGTCAGCTTCACCCGTTTGATGGCCTTGGGCTTGTCTGGAGCTAGTATCGGTTCAGCCTTTAACCTTATTGTCAATCTCTTCCCACCGCTTGGACGGTTTACGGTAGGGCTTGT